The following are from one region of the Dreissena polymorpha isolate Duluth1 chromosome 2, UMN_Dpol_1.0, whole genome shotgun sequence genome:
- the LOC127870415 gene encoding UPF0728 protein-like, with amino-acid sequence MPSNAKVFIKYGPYEAAGVVDYRDSRLRGLQAILTKNGHSVKLVKIEDPNTVELSVNGETVFTCDIKDLDYGSDGELDPLCIKAKDAVKKAY; translated from the exons ATGCCGTCAAATGCAAAAGTTTTCATCAAGTATGGGCCGTATGAGGCTGCTGGTGTTGTTGACTACAGAGACTCCAGACTTAGAGGATTGCAAG CCATTCTTACCAAAAATGGCCATTCTGTAAAGCTAGTTAAAATTGAAGATCCAAACACAGTTGAATTGTCAGTGAATGGAGAAACAGTTTTTACCTGTGATATAAAGGATTTAGACTATG GTTCAGATGGTGAATTGGACCCACTGTGTATCAAGGCAAAGGATGCAGTAAAAAAGGCCTATTGA